The Raoultibacter phocaeensis genome includes a window with the following:
- a CDS encoding ABC transporter ATP-binding protein, with translation MALVIDDVTCGYGGKPVVEHVSFALEPSSVTAILGPNGVGKTTLFKAALGFLPLSGGCVSIDGADCAKMSRAEVARAIAYVPQIQNIPFAYTVEEAVLMGRAPHLKLLQQPGPDDHRIARETLETMGIAHLAKKTCVEVSGGELQMVAIARALAQQPRYLVMDEPTASLDFGNQIHVLERIIELTESGMGVLMTTHDPEQAFSLKSDVVLMQRGHACRCGYYRDVLTEEVLAETYGVDVLIRPIPYEGKSIECCMALIKETGHRHRER, from the coding sequence ATGGCGCTCGTGATCGATGATGTGACGTGCGGATACGGGGGTAAGCCTGTCGTCGAGCACGTGAGCTTCGCCCTCGAACCCAGTAGCGTGACGGCGATCCTCGGTCCGAACGGTGTGGGAAAGACGACGCTCTTCAAAGCTGCGCTCGGGTTTTTGCCCTTGAGCGGGGGATGTGTGTCGATCGACGGGGCGGATTGTGCGAAGATGAGCCGAGCGGAAGTGGCTCGTGCGATCGCGTATGTGCCCCAGATCCAGAACATCCCGTTCGCCTACACGGTTGAGGAAGCGGTGCTTATGGGAAGGGCACCGCATCTGAAGCTCTTGCAGCAGCCCGGACCCGACGATCATCGGATCGCCCGCGAAACGCTTGAGACCATGGGGATCGCGCATCTTGCGAAAAAGACATGCGTCGAGGTGTCGGGCGGCGAGCTGCAGATGGTGGCGATCGCTCGAGCGCTCGCGCAGCAGCCGCGCTATCTCGTGATGGACGAGCCCACTGCGAGCCTTGATTTCGGAAACCAGATTCACGTGCTCGAACGCATCATCGAACTTACGGAAAGCGGCATGGGCGTGCTCATGACCACGCACGATCCCGAGCAGGCGTTCTCGCTCAAATCGGACGTAGTGCTCATGCAGCGCGGCCATGCCTGCCGCTGCGGGTACTACCGCGACGTGCTCACCGAAGAGGTGCTTGCCGAGACCTACGGCGTCGATGTGCTCATCCGCCCGATTCCGTACGAGGGAAAGAGTATCGAGTGCTGCATGGCGCTCATCAAAGAGACGGGGCATCGGCATAGGGAACGGTAG
- a CDS encoding molybdenum cofactor biosynthesis protein MoaE — MAKPEPSIDQWLKEAKEDPKAAQCGMFLTHNGTVRVTPKAQVREGVEGLGDVAQVEFSYDAAGVDAAVAEALTWPGVYYVRVWLNEGALGVGDSIMYVLIGADIRPNCIDALQKLVGKIKNDLVVEKEIYA; from the coding sequence ATGGCAAAACCGGAACCGTCAATCGATCAGTGGCTTAAAGAAGCGAAGGAAGACCCGAAGGCTGCGCAGTGCGGCATGTTCCTCACCCACAACGGCACCGTGCGCGTGACTCCGAAAGCGCAGGTCCGAGAAGGCGTCGAGGGCCTCGGCGATGTGGCTCAGGTGGAGTTCTCCTACGACGCGGCGGGCGTCGACGCTGCTGTCGCCGAAGCGCTCACATGGCCCGGCGTATATTACGTGCGCGTGTGGCTCAACGAAGGCGCGCTCGGCGTAGGCGATTCGATCATGTACGTGCTGATCGGAGCTGACATCCGCCCGAACTGCATCGATGCCCTGCAAAAGCTTGTCGGCAAGATCAAAAACGACCTCGTGGTTGAGAAGGAAATCTACGCATAA
- a CDS encoding IS3 family transposase, which translates to MYTEREKVRYVETMWAEGLTPRAAERKWGTPSRESLRRWLEQAEEGSLPAEMPRVKGRAEHAPHSRYPEATKAEAVRLYGLGEKPAHIARRLGIAEASIISVWSRKARKSAIMSETGAEGAPREDEGAKPGMGQAAGSDDRRIEALRAELEEALFEVSVYKELMRDPKAASPASLSKRRLVGLGERLRRDCGCSLARISTFLGISKSTYLYHRARLDSPSGMTDGGFDGAVAAAFAENGGIYGYRRLRAALEAGGVRAPERRVRESMARQGLVARCSRSEKRWSSYAGEVSDAPGNLLLGEHGRHDFSADAPNELWLTDITEMRGRDGKCYLSAVVDCFDGKVVAWRASESPNAELANSTLADAIATLREGQRPVIHSDRGGHYRWKGWIALCEGAGLVRSMSRKGHSPDNAACEGFFGRAKVEAFHSLVRAGAPVAEIFEAVARYITWYNDGRLKTFRENGKKATCETIEGRRRRLGLAA; encoded by the coding sequence ATGTACACGGAAAGGGAGAAGGTCCGCTACGTCGAGACGATGTGGGCCGAGGGGCTCACGCCCCGCGCCGCCGAGCGGAAATGGGGGACCCCGTCCAGGGAGTCGCTGAGGCGGTGGCTGGAGCAGGCCGAGGAGGGCTCCCTGCCGGCGGAGATGCCCAGGGTGAAGGGGCGCGCCGAGCACGCGCCCCACTCCCGCTACCCCGAGGCCACCAAGGCGGAGGCCGTCCGCCTCTACGGCCTCGGGGAGAAGCCCGCGCACATCGCCCGCCGCCTCGGCATCGCCGAAGCGAGCATAATATCGGTCTGGAGCAGGAAGGCCCGCAAAAGCGCTATCATGTCCGAGACCGGCGCGGAGGGCGCGCCGCGCGAGGACGAGGGGGCGAAGCCGGGCATGGGGCAGGCGGCGGGATCGGACGACAGGCGGATCGAGGCCCTCCGGGCCGAGCTCGAGGAGGCGCTCTTCGAGGTGAGCGTCTACAAGGAGCTGATGCGCGACCCAAAAGCCGCAAGCCCGGCGAGCCTGTCGAAGAGGCGGCTCGTCGGGTTAGGCGAGAGGCTGAGGCGGGACTGCGGGTGCTCCCTGGCCCGGATCTCGACGTTCTTGGGAATCTCGAAGAGCACCTACCTCTACCACCGGGCGAGGCTCGATAGCCCGTCCGGCATGACGGACGGGGGCTTCGACGGGGCCGTGGCCGCGGCCTTCGCGGAGAACGGCGGGATCTACGGCTACCGCCGCCTCAGAGCGGCGCTGGAGGCCGGCGGCGTCCGCGCGCCCGAGCGCAGGGTGCGCGAGTCGATGGCGCGCCAGGGGCTCGTCGCCCGGTGCTCCAGGTCGGAGAAGAGATGGAGCTCGTACGCGGGCGAGGTGTCGGACGCGCCCGGGAACCTGCTGCTCGGCGAGCACGGGAGGCACGACTTCTCGGCGGACGCGCCCAACGAGCTGTGGCTCACCGACATCACCGAGATGCGGGGGCGCGACGGCAAGTGCTACCTGTCCGCCGTCGTCGACTGCTTCGACGGCAAGGTCGTCGCCTGGCGCGCCTCGGAGAGCCCCAACGCCGAGCTCGCGAACTCCACGCTCGCCGACGCGATAGCGACGCTTCGGGAGGGCCAGCGTCCCGTCATCCACTCCGACCGCGGCGGGCACTACCGCTGGAAGGGGTGGATCGCGCTGTGCGAGGGGGCCGGCCTCGTGCGCTCGATGTCGCGCAAGGGGCACAGCCCCGACAACGCGGCGTGCGAGGGCTTCTTCGGCCGGGCGAAGGTCGAGGCGTTCCATTCGCTCGTGCGCGCGGGGGCGCCCGTCGCCGAGATATTCGAGGCCGTCGCGCGCTACATCACGTGGTA